Within the uncultured Draconibacterium sp. genome, the region TGAAACGGAGGAGCTGAAACCTGTTGGAGCCACAGGTAAAAAAATTGAAGCTCGTTATAAGTTGGTGATAATGCCCGATCAGGAATACCAAATTTTGAACCGCGTGTTAGAAAGTGTTGGTGTTGAACTGGGCGAAGTTTTCCACTCGTCGCTGGCATTAGCAGAGGCTGCACTTTCAAAGCCTGAAAAGGAAATGGGGGGTGTGGTACTCGATATTGGTGCCGGCACAACCAATCTGGCTATTTACTACGAAAATGCATTAGTGCACACGGCGGTAATTCCGTTTGCCGGAGCTGTTATAACCAACGATCTAAAAGTGGGATGTTCTACATTTCTGGAAAAAGCTGAGTTGTTGAAAGTGCGCTACGGACAGGCGTTGGGCGACCAGATTAAAACTGAGGATACGGTTACCATTGCTAAAAACAATGGCTGGGAACCAAAAGAAATTACTATCCGAAGTCTGGCTTACATTATTCAGGCACGTTTGGAAGAGATTGTGGATTGTGTGGTTGCTGAGATCGAAAGATCAGGAGTTGCCGACCGTTTAGGAACCGGAATTGTTTTGTCAGGTGGGACCTCAAACCTGGGGCACATCATAACACTGGTGAAATTCCATACCGGTTTGGATGCACGTAGGGCACACCCGGTAATTCTTCCTGCAAATCGTAGGGAAGAAGCAAAAAATCCGGCATTTTTAACAGCATTGGGAGCCTTAAAACTTTCGATTTCGCAAAATGTTGGAGAAGAACGAATATTGCCCGAGCCAAAAGTGCACCGGAGCGGACGTGGTTTAATGACCAACGTTAAAGGAGCATTGCAAAGTGCGATCAACTTTTTTGGCGACGACAACGAAGATCTTGAATTCAATTAAAACAAAAAGATATGACCGAAGAATTAGCAAATTTTCAATTTCCGAAGGCAGCATCATCAATTATTAAAGTAATTGGAGTTGGCGGTGGTGGTTGCAACGCGGTCAATCACATGTTCGAAGAGGGAATAAAGGGTGTTGATTATATCATCTGTAATACCGATTCGCAAGCCATGGACAATAGTCCTGTGCCGATTAAAATTCAGCTTGGAACCACATTGACAGAAGGGCGGGGTGCCGGAAATAAACCCGAAAGAGGTGCCGAAGCAGCCCGCGAAAATTACGAAGACCTTAAACAAGTGCTGGGTGATAATACAAAAATGTTGTTTATCGCAGCAGGAATGGGCGGCGGAACCGGAACCGGAGCTGCTCCT harbors:
- the ftsA gene encoding cell division protein FtsA produces the protein MASKTNLSVVIDMGTSKMVALAGQATAEGKMEILGTAQVPSKGIKRGMVFNLADTIESITAVLELLDAQLEDEITVVDVAYAGKRMRTIDYKASRFTGEGGVVTSLDIDELYDEAKNLQIKNGYRILKVIPTSFIIDDETEELKPVGATGKKIEARYKLVIMPDQEYQILNRVLESVGVELGEVFHSSLALAEAALSKPEKEMGGVVLDIGAGTTNLAIYYENALVHTAVIPFAGAVITNDLKVGCSTFLEKAELLKVRYGQALGDQIKTEDTVTIAKNNGWEPKEITIRSLAYIIQARLEEIVDCVVAEIERSGVADRLGTGIVLSGGTSNLGHIITLVKFHTGLDARRAHPVILPANRREEAKNPAFLTALGALKLSISQNVGEERILPEPKVHRSGRGLMTNVKGALQSAINFFGDDNEDLEFN